Sequence from the Candidatus Rokuibacteriota bacterium genome:
GAGGCGCTCGCGCGACTCGTCCGGGAGGAGCCTCGTTCGAAGCTCGCCGGCACCGCCCAGATGGCCCGGGCACGGCTCCTCCAGGAGCTCGGACGATGGGATGAGTCCCGCCAGGTGCTGGAGCAGGTGCTGGGCGAGGGTGACGCGGGCTTCCGCGGGGAGGCCGCCTTCAGGCTCGGTGAAGGCTATCGGGCCCGGAGCCTTCACGCTGAGGCGGTGGAGGCGTACATGACCGCGGCGTACCTGGCTCCGCAGACCCCGTGGGCGCGCCGGGCGCTGCTCGCCGCCGGCCAGAGCTTCGAGGCCCTCAAGGAGTCCAGCTCGGCGGTCACCGTCTACCGGAAGCTCCTGGCCCAGCCGTCGGTCGAACCGGAGCTCGCAGCCGAGGCGCGCAAGGCGCTCCAGCAGCTCGGCCAGAGCCCGTGACGGCTTCCGCGCATCCCCGGTAGGCAGGCCCTGGGATTCCCGCTATACTGGTGCCGCGATGAAGGGCTACGGCGGGCGGGTGCTCTTCGCCGACGTCGGAACCGGGCGCGTGTGGAGCGAGCCGCTCGGAGAGGAGGTTGCGCGGAACTATCTCGGCGGCAACGGCCTCGCCGTGTACCTGTTGAGCCGCCACGTCCCGGCCGGTGCAGACCCCTACGATCCGGCTGACGCCGTCGTCTTCGCCGTCGGCCCCGTCACCGACACCACCGTGCCGGGGAACAGCCGGGCCTGCGTCGCGACCAAGTCTCCGCTGACCGGCCTCTTCTTCGACTCCACCTTCGGGGGCCGCTTTCCCTGCACGCTGAAGCGGACCGGCCTCGATGCCGTTCTGATTACCGGGCGCGCGCCCGCGCCGGTCTACCTGAAGGTGACGGAGGCCGGCGCCGAGCTGAGGCCTGCCCGCGCCCTCTGGGGGAAGACCACGCGCGAGACCGTGGAGGCCATCCAGGCCGCGGAAGGACCCGACGCCGACGTCATCGCGATCGGTCCTGCCGGCGAGCACCGCGTCCGCTTCGCGGCCATGGCCCACTACTGGAAGAACCGCGAGGGGATCTCGGGGCGGGGCGGGATCGGCGCCGTCCTGGGCTCGAAGAACGTGAAGGCGGTCGTGGTGGCAGGGGCGCGGAAGACGGAGGTGGCGGACCCTGCGGCCCTCAAGGCCCTGGTCGAGGAGGCCCGCGAGCCCTTGAAGAAGGGGACGCAGGCGCTCTCCACGTTCGGCACACCCTTCCTCGTTCAGCCGATCAACACTCTCGGCGGTCTCGGTGCCTACAACGCGCGCACCGAGGTCTACGCCGACGCGCGCGCGATCTCGGGCGAGGCGATGCACGCCCACTACCACGACCGGGACACCACCTGCCTCAAGTGCCCCGTGGCCTGCGGCAAGCAGTACGCGATCAAGGACGGCGAGTTCGGCGGCACGCGCGCCAAGATGCCGGAATACGAGACGCTCTTCGCCCTCGGCTCCATGATCGGCAACGCGAACCCCGAGGCCCTGACGAAAGCCAACGAGTTCTGCGATCTCCTCGGCATGGACACGATCAGCCTCGGCGTCACGCTCGCCTTCGTCTGCGAGGCTCTCGAGCGGGGGTGGCTCGATCCGAAGGAGATCGGGGTTCCCTTCGGCTGGGGTGACTGGCGCGGGATGCTGAAGCTGGTGGAGCTGACGGCCGCGCGCCAGGGGTTCGGCGACCGCCTGGCCGAGGGGGCCTGGCGCCTGGCGGAGTCGCTGGGGCCTGAGGCGCTCAGGATGGTCTACGCCGTGAAGCGCCTGGAGCTGCCGGCGCACTCGGCGCGTGCGCTCAAGGGGATGTCGATCGGCTACGCCACCGCGACGCGGGGCGGGAGCCACCACGACACGCGCCCGACGCCCCAGTACGCTCAGGGCTTCGACCGGCGGAGCCCCGACGGGAAGCCCGAGTTCGCGGTTCGGAGCCAGCACTTCACCGCCGTGGACGACTCCCTGGTCGTCTGCCGCTTCACCTCCGAGCGCGGGTTCGGGTTGTTCCTGGGTGAGCCCTACGCCCGGATGGTCTCGGCCATCACCGGCTGGAGGACGGACGTGGAGGAGCTGGAGCGGATCGGCGAGCGGATCGTGAACCTGGAGCGCTGCTTCAACGTCCGGGAAGGCGTGCGGCGGAAGGACGATGTCCTCCCCTGGCGCGTCATGCACGAGCCGATCCCTGAGGGCGCGTCGGCGGGCATGCACTGCCCGCCGGACGAGCTGGACCGGATGCTGGACGAGTACTACCGGCTCAGGGGCTGGGACGCCGACGGCGTGCCGACGCGGGAGACCCTCCAGCGCCTCGGGCTCCCCATAGGATACTCGAACGTCGCGGGCGGATAGCTCAGGGTGGGAGAGCGCAGCGCTTACAAGGCCGAGGTCACAGGTCCGAGCCCTGTTCCGCCCCACCATGGCCTAGACTCTTCCTGTGAGACACTGCGAGCTCGCGGGCGAATAGTCCAGTTTGGGAGAACTCAGGATGGAGCTGCTTGCATTGGTCGATCACGTGAGCGTCTGACATGCCTTTCCGCGTTTATATCAGCCACAGCGTAGCTCCTCATGAGCTTGGAGCGATATATGGGGTGGCAGAGCTGGCGGCGAGGAAGGGAATAGAGCCGATCGTCCCTGACCGGCGCTGGCAGGCGGTCATGCCGCCTCCACGTATTGCACAGCTTTTGACGAACCTTGATGCGTTCGTGGTGGTGGCGACAAGCCTGGGGCAAGATCTTGAGTGGGTCAACCGCGAACTTAGCGTGGCACTGCAGTCGGGGCTGAACCCACAGAATGTCATTTCTGCCGTCGATCAAGGCATTGAGCCTCCTGTTACGGGAGCAATGCTGACCATCAATCGCGACAACTTAGCGGAGACGGTTGCGGAGGCGGTGAGGGTTCTGGAGCGGCTTCAACTGCAGCGATCCCAACAGAATTTGCTGGCGGGCCTCATTGTCGGTGGTTTGGTGGCGCTCCTCTTAGCCTCGAAGGAGTAGAGTGATGGCAGTGTCTGGTCTTGCAACGGCGGATGATCTGTACGATACGATTGAGCAAAGAGAAGCGTTTGAAGAGAATCGGCGGCCGGCGTCTCTTGTGGACCTGGCAGAAGCCGTGAGCGGCCAATTCACTCTGCGTGACGCAGACTGGGGCAGTTTATTTGCTTATATCGTTAAGCACTGGGAAGTGTTGCCCGTCCTGATTGAAGCGCGGGTGGCGATTCGACGAGTGTTTGGTGAGGTCCGGCCCATTTTGGACCTTGTCACGGATCCGGATGAAGGGTGGGAGAAGTTGTTCATCGTGATACCAGTTCGGGAATCGGTTCGTATGGCTTTGGAGCGGCTGAGGGAACTGGACAGCACGTGGTTCATAGGAACGGCGCGACGCGCCGGTTTCGCCATCAACGTCACGATCGAACGGCATGTTTGATTGGCACGAGTACCTCGTATTTGCCACGAATATACTGGCGGCGCCGCCCGAGCCGCCGGAAGCTGCTTGGCGAGCCGCGGCGAGCCGGGCGTACTATGCAGCTCACCACAAGTCCCGCGAGGCTATTGAGCGGCGGCATGGTGCAGAGATTCATCGAGATGGAGTTCACGCCGAAGTGATCAGGCGTCTTCAGGAACGGCCAGAAACGGAGGCCACAGGTCTAAAGCTCGATCGACTGCGTGGCAAGCGCGCCCACGCCGACTACAACTCGACTCGGGCGTTTTTGGTCTCAGATGCGGAAATTGCTGTTCAGCTCGCCGGAGAAGTCATAGAGCTTCTTAGGGTATCCGGAGAAGATCGTTGAAACGGTGAGACTCAGCCCTTCAGGGCGCGCTCGATCTCGTCCAGGTGCTCGCGCCGGTGCTGGGCGCGGAGGAGATTGATCGGGGTTCCCGCGGCCGCATTCGCCGCGGCCAGCTCTTCGGACAGCGCTTGCACCTTCCCATCGACCGCCTCAGCCGTGGCGACCGCAAGCCGCGCCGCCGTGCGCGGGGGAAGCGCCAGGCAGAGGGCTTTGGCGGCGTCGTTGATCCAGTCGACGTCGCCGCGATTGATGGGAGGCGGGGCCGACCCGGGACCACCCTGCTCCCAGCGCTCGAGCAGAACCAGGACGCGCTGATCCCAGAACGCCAGGTGGCCCAGCACGCCGGCAATCGTCCAGCCTGAGCCGAGCGGGCGGCTCAGCTGCTCGTCGCTCAGCCGGTCGACGAGGGCCCGGAGGCGCTGGCGTTCGGCATTGTTCGGCGAGACGTACGAGCGATCGACCGCCATGGGTTCCCCCTTCTGCGCGTGTCGCCTCACTCTAGCATGCACGCGTTCTTCGAGCGCGGGCTCTGCCCGCGCAAGCTCTGGGGGAGGCTTCGGAGGGGGCCGGCGAGGCCCCCTCCGATAATCTAGCACGAAACGTCGGGCCCGGGCGCCCCGCGTTGACGGGCGTGACGGAAGTCCCTAAGATGACAGCGCCGGCGGCGCGCTCAGTGCGGGGTGCCTGCGGGCGACGCGCCGCTGCACGCGCTTTGCGGGGATGAAGGAAAACCGGTTGCGGACACACGGGGGAGGAGAGCCATGCGGAGGTGGATAGCGCTCATTCTTGCCGTTCTCGGCCTGGGCACAGCCTGGGGCTCGGCCCCGGCGCGCGCGGCTGAACCCTACAAGCTCGGGGCCATCCTGGCCATGACCGGTCCGGGAGCCTATTACGGGCGGGTGATGAGCCGGGGCGCGCTCCTGGCCATCGAGGAGATCAACGCCAGGGGCGGGATCCCTGGGATCAAGCTGGAGCTGGTCATCGAGGATCACAAGAGCGGCCAGCCGAAGGAGGGGGTCAACGCCATCAACAAGCTGGTCAGCATCGACAAGGTCCCCTTCATCCTGACTTCCTACAGCGCCCCGACCCTGGCCGCCTACCCGATCGCCGCCGAGCACAAGGTCCTGATGCTGAACGGCGGCGGCTGGAGCCCGGACCTGGTGGGGAAGGCCTATCTCGTCAACAACCGGATGGTCGGAAGCTATCTGGGCCAGGTCATCACCGAGCACGCCTTCCGCAACCGGGGGGCGCGCAAGCTGGCCATGATCTACAGGAACGATCCCTCCGGGATCACGGTCCGCGACCAGGTGAGGCCGGTCTGGGAGAAGCTGGGCGGGAGCATCGTGGCGATGGAGGTCCACGAGCTCGGCGCGACAGATTACACCGCACAGCTCGCCAAGATCAAGGCGGCGCGGCCGGACGTGGTGGCGACCTGGTCCTACGGCAAGGACCTCGGCTTCATCATCAAGCAGGCCAAAGACATCGGGATCACCGTTCCGCTGGTGGGAATCGACTGGACGCCGGACGGCCAGGCCGTTGCCGGGGGCGCCATGGAAGGGTACGAGTACGCCTCCGACTATCTGGACCTGGACAGCAAGGCGGAGTGGACGGCGCGCTTCATCCAGGACTACCGGAAGAAGCACGGCGAGCCGCCGGACTTCTATGCGGCCAACTACTATGAAGGTGTCTACGTCCTGGCCGAGCTGATCCGGGAGATCAAGCAGAAGGGCAGAGACCCGCGAAGCGGCGTCCAGCTCCGGGAGGCGTTGCTGGCCAAGCGAAAGTTTCCCAGCGTCTACGGCGGCAGCATAACCTTCAACGATGATGGGACCTCCGCCAAACCGGTCGCCATCTTCGAGGTCAAGGGCGGAAAGCCGACCGTCAAGAGGCTGGTGGAGTAATTGCTCGAGCTCTTCGCCCAGCTCACCGTCAACGGGCTCATCGGCGGCAGCCTGTTTGCGCTCCTCGCGATCAGCTTCGGGATCATCCTGGCCACCACCCGGACCTTCCACTTCGCCCACGGGATCGTCTACACGGCTGCCGCCTATGCCGCCTACGCCTTCGCCGAAAAGCTCTCGATCCCCCTGGGGCTGGCCGTGGTTCTGGCGGTGGCGGCGGCTGGCCTCGTCGGCGTCGGGATCGAGGTCCTGGTCTATCAGCCGCTGCGCCGCCTGTACGCCTCCCAGCTGACCATCCTGATCGCCTCCCTCGGCGTGCTGATCATCATCGAGAATGCGATCGCCATTTTCTTCGGCACCGACGCCAAGATTCTCTCCGGCTTTCCCTCCCGCCTGATCGTGCTCGGCGGAGTCGCCTTTACCACGCTCCACCTCACGGTGGTGCTGGTGAGCTGGGGCCTCTTCGGCATCTTGCTGCTCTACCTCTACGGCA
This genomic interval carries:
- a CDS encoding ABC transporter substrate-binding protein, translating into MRRWIALILAVLGLGTAWGSAPARAAEPYKLGAILAMTGPGAYYGRVMSRGALLAIEEINARGGIPGIKLELVIEDHKSGQPKEGVNAINKLVSIDKVPFILTSYSAPTLAAYPIAAEHKVLMLNGGGWSPDLVGKAYLVNNRMVGSYLGQVITEHAFRNRGARKLAMIYRNDPSGITVRDQVRPVWEKLGGSIVAMEVHELGATDYTAQLAKIKAARPDVVATWSYGKDLGFIIKQAKDIGITVPLVGIDWTPDGQAVAGGAMEGYEYASDYLDLDSKAEWTARFIQDYRKKHGEPPDFYAANYYEGVYVLAELIREIKQKGRDPRSGVQLREALLAKRKFPSVYGGSITFNDDGTSAKPVAIFEVKGGKPTVKRLVE
- a CDS encoding branched-chain amino acid ABC transporter permease — encoded protein: MLELFAQLTVNGLIGGSLFALLAISFGIILATTRTFHFAHGIVYTAAAYAAYAFAEKLSIPLGLAVVLAVAAAGLVGVGIEVLVYQPLRRLYASQLTILIASLGVLIIIENAIAIFFGTDAKILSGFPSRLIVLGGVAFTTLHLTVVLVSWGLFGILLLYLYGTRSGRTMRAVANSPEMAEIVGIDTRRVFVTAFAIGSALAAPAAILYTLDKGATPDMGVTAVLMAAIAVIVGGVESLPGAALGGLIIGLARNWGIWLVPSEWQSAIAFGILLVVILFRPTGLFGVKLRKAEI
- a CDS encoding DinB family protein gives rise to the protein MAVDRSYVSPNNAERQRLRALVDRLSDEQLSRPLGSGWTIAGVLGHLAFWDQRVLVLLERWEQGGPGSAPPPINRGDVDWINDAAKALCLALPPRTAARLAVATAEAVDGKVQALSEELAAANAAAGTPINLLRAQHRREHLDEIERALKG
- a CDS encoding aldehyde ferredoxin oxidoreductase family protein, yielding MKGYGGRVLFADVGTGRVWSEPLGEEVARNYLGGNGLAVYLLSRHVPAGADPYDPADAVVFAVGPVTDTTVPGNSRACVATKSPLTGLFFDSTFGGRFPCTLKRTGLDAVLITGRAPAPVYLKVTEAGAELRPARALWGKTTRETVEAIQAAEGPDADVIAIGPAGEHRVRFAAMAHYWKNREGISGRGGIGAVLGSKNVKAVVVAGARKTEVADPAALKALVEEAREPLKKGTQALSTFGTPFLVQPINTLGGLGAYNARTEVYADARAISGEAMHAHYHDRDTTCLKCPVACGKQYAIKDGEFGGTRAKMPEYETLFALGSMIGNANPEALTKANEFCDLLGMDTISLGVTLAFVCEALERGWLDPKEIGVPFGWGDWRGMLKLVELTAARQGFGDRLAEGAWRLAESLGPEALRMVYAVKRLELPAHSARALKGMSIGYATATRGGSHHDTRPTPQYAQGFDRRSPDGKPEFAVRSQHFTAVDDSLVVCRFTSERGFGLFLGEPYARMVSAITGWRTDVEELERIGERIVNLERCFNVREGVRRKDDVLPWRVMHEPIPEGASAGMHCPPDELDRMLDEYYRLRGWDADGVPTRETLQRLGLPIGYSNVAGG